In a genomic window of Bradyrhizobium sp. LLZ17:
- a CDS encoding glutathione S-transferase family protein, whose protein sequence is MSDLSAFPITKRWPAKHPELLQLYSLPTPNGVKVSIMLEEIGLPYEVHLVDFGKDDQKTPEFLSLNPNGKIPAILDPNGPGGKPLPLFESGAILQYLAEKTGKLLPQDAARRYQTIQWLHFQMGGIGPMFGQVGFFHKFAGKDFEDKRPLERYAGESKRLLGVMETHLSGRQWFMDHDYTIADISMLGWVRNLVGFYGAGDLVEFSQFKSVAAWLERGLARPAVQRGLNIPKRP, encoded by the coding sequence ATGTCCGATCTCTCCGCCTTTCCCATCACCAAGCGCTGGCCGGCCAAACATCCGGAGTTGCTTCAGCTCTATTCCCTGCCGACGCCGAACGGCGTCAAGGTTTCGATTATGCTGGAGGAGATCGGGCTTCCTTACGAGGTCCATCTCGTCGATTTCGGCAAGGACGACCAGAAGACGCCCGAATTTCTCTCGCTTAATCCGAACGGCAAGATCCCGGCGATCCTCGATCCCAACGGTCCCGGCGGCAAGCCGCTGCCGCTGTTCGAGTCCGGGGCGATCCTGCAATACCTTGCGGAAAAGACCGGCAAGCTTTTGCCGCAGGATGCCGCGCGCCGCTACCAGACCATCCAGTGGCTGCATTTCCAGATGGGTGGGATCGGGCCGATGTTCGGCCAGGTCGGCTTCTTCCACAAATTCGCCGGCAAGGATTTTGAGGACAAGCGGCCGCTTGAGCGTTACGCGGGCGAATCGAAGCGCCTGCTCGGTGTGATGGAGACGCATCTCTCCGGCCGCCAATGGTTCATGGACCACGACTACACCATCGCCGACATTTCCATGCTCGGCTGGGTGCGCAATCTCGTCGGCTTCTACGGCGCCGGCGATCTCGTCGAATTCAGCCAGTTCAAGTCGGTCGCGGCCTGGCTCGAACGCGGCCTCGCACGTCCCGCCGTGCAGCGCGGGCTGAACATTCCGAAGCGGCCGTGA
- a CDS encoding DUF429 domain-containing protein, translating to MPTYLGLDGLRFGWVAAWIDDHGRHGFDYSPGLTRLLAIPHARGMIDMPIGLRANGYRACDLRGRELVGTAVFLGARRDLWTFADMAAANRHYWKSEGKGRGVSAQLWNIRDKIREVDEIMTPARQAIVGEAHPELIFWNLAGRARLARKTSAQGRQQRIALLEQRGFTRLPEWLTQRHGTGIGRDDLIDACACAVAARDSTQRLGEDQIDPRGLRMEIHY from the coding sequence GTGCCAACCTATCTCGGCCTCGACGGCCTCCGCTTCGGCTGGGTCGCAGCCTGGATCGATGATCATGGTCGGCATGGCTTCGATTATTCGCCCGGCCTCACGCGTCTGCTCGCGATACCGCATGCGCGCGGGATGATCGACATGCCGATCGGATTGCGCGCGAACGGCTACCGCGCGTGCGACTTGCGCGGCCGCGAGCTGGTCGGCACCGCCGTGTTTCTCGGCGCGCGCCGCGATCTCTGGACGTTTGCCGACATGGCCGCCGCCAACAGGCATTACTGGAAGAGCGAGGGCAAGGGCCGGGGCGTGTCGGCTCAACTCTGGAACATCAGGGACAAGATCAGGGAAGTCGACGAGATCATGACGCCGGCGCGGCAGGCGATCGTCGGAGAAGCGCATCCCGAATTGATCTTCTGGAATCTGGCAGGGCGCGCCCGGCTCGCAAGGAAGACGTCAGCGCAAGGCCGCCAGCAGCGCATCGCGCTTCTGGAGCAGCGCGGCTTCACGCGCCTGCCGGAATGGCTGACGCAGCGCCACGGCACCGGCATCGGGCGTGACGATCTCATTGACGCCTGTGCCTGCGCGGTCGCGGCGCGCGACAGCACGCAGCGGCTCGGCGAGGACCAGATCGATCCGCGCGGACTGCGGATGGAGATCCACTATTGA
- a CDS encoding GNAT family N-acetyltransferase yields MSDRDERLLDRPIWSALTTRQKSLAEGGPRALRYPVAMTPFADMVDMSAASFAALGDLLSGSQVAALFTPEPVNVPAGFKVVLAESGEQMIGSPADSPLRDATIVTLGAADVPAMMALTELTKPGPFAARTHELGTFLGIRAGGELVAMTGERMKPGNFTEMTAVCVHPAYRGRGYAQALLAAVARQIEARGEIPILHVFSSNASAIALYQRQGMKIRRRLYVTALMKEG; encoded by the coding sequence ATGTCGGATCGTGATGAGCGGCTGCTGGATCGCCCGATCTGGAGTGCGCTGACGACGCGCCAGAAAAGCCTGGCGGAGGGCGGCCCACGCGCGCTGCGCTATCCCGTCGCGATGACGCCGTTCGCCGATATGGTCGACATGTCCGCCGCAAGCTTCGCCGCGCTCGGCGACCTCCTGTCGGGCTCGCAGGTCGCCGCGCTGTTCACGCCGGAGCCCGTCAACGTTCCCGCGGGCTTCAAGGTCGTGCTCGCGGAGAGCGGCGAGCAGATGATTGGCTCGCCGGCCGATAGTCCGCTTCGCGATGCTACGATTGTGACGCTCGGCGCAGCCGACGTTCCCGCCATGATGGCGTTGACCGAGCTGACCAAGCCCGGCCCGTTTGCCGCTCGCACGCACGAACTCGGCACGTTCCTCGGCATCCGCGCCGGCGGCGAGCTGGTCGCGATGACCGGCGAACGGATGAAGCCCGGCAATTTCACCGAGATGACAGCGGTCTGTGTGCATCCCGCATATCGCGGCCGCGGCTACGCGCAGGCGTTGCTCGCGGCCGTGGCGCGCCAGATCGAGGCGCGCGGCGAAATTCCAATCCTGCACGTGTTTTCGAGCAACGCCTCCGCGATCGCGCTGTATCAGCGGCAGGGGATGAAAATCCGGCGCCGCCTGTACGTGACCGCGCTAATGAAAGAGGGATGA
- a CDS encoding MFS transporter, whose translation MSSADRPATRLATRLSFLVAGFGIACWAPLVPFAMQRLGVDDGVLGLLLLCLGIGSVVAMLLTGALSARYGSKPIILVGGIGLAFILPSLTLASTPWTLGLALFAFGAALGSIDVAMNIHAVEVERAAARPLMSGFHALFSVGGFAGSAVMTALLSLQIGAFAGSLICAMLMLITMGLAWPRLLARVQVQEGPLFVLPHGIVLLLAALAATTFLVEGAMLDWGALLVVGRGLVPDAQGGLGYMLFSIAMTAGRLGGDAVTARIGDRRTLLWGSLLAIMGFVVLLAAPIAAIAMAGFLLIGAGASNLVPVLFRRAGAQTAMPAGLAVAAITTAGYAGVLVGPAGIGLIANIVSLPVAFAMLAMLLGVVTLSARAVANSQGVQRT comes from the coding sequence ATGTCCTCTGCCGATCGCCCGGCAACCCGGCTGGCGACCCGCCTTTCGTTTCTCGTCGCCGGCTTTGGCATCGCCTGTTGGGCCCCGCTGGTGCCATTCGCGATGCAACGGCTGGGGGTCGATGACGGTGTGCTTGGTCTGCTCTTGCTCTGCCTAGGCATTGGCTCGGTCGTGGCGATGCTGCTGACGGGTGCGCTGAGCGCGCGCTACGGCAGCAAGCCGATCATTCTTGTGGGCGGCATCGGCCTGGCCTTCATCCTCCCGTCGCTCACGCTTGCGAGCACCCCCTGGACACTGGGCCTGGCGCTGTTCGCGTTTGGCGCCGCGCTCGGCTCGATCGACGTCGCCATGAATATCCATGCCGTCGAGGTCGAGCGCGCAGCGGCACGTCCCCTGATGTCCGGCTTTCACGCGCTATTCAGCGTCGGTGGTTTTGCCGGATCCGCGGTGATGACCGCGCTGCTGTCGCTGCAAATCGGCGCCTTCGCGGGCAGCCTGATTTGCGCGATGCTGATGCTGATCACCATGGGGCTGGCCTGGCCGCGGTTGCTGGCGAGGGTGCAGGTGCAGGAGGGGCCGCTGTTCGTCCTGCCGCACGGCATCGTGTTGCTGTTGGCCGCGCTCGCCGCGACCACCTTCCTGGTGGAGGGCGCCATGCTGGACTGGGGTGCGCTGCTCGTGGTCGGCCGCGGCCTGGTGCCGGACGCGCAGGGCGGCCTCGGCTACATGCTGTTCTCGATTGCGATGACCGCAGGCCGCCTCGGTGGTGACGCGGTCACCGCGCGGATCGGCGACCGCAGGACGCTCCTCTGGGGCAGCCTGCTCGCAATCATGGGGTTTGTCGTGCTGCTCGCCGCGCCGATCGCCGCCATCGCGATGGCCGGCTTTCTGCTGATCGGCGCGGGTGCGTCCAATCTCGTGCCGGTGCTGTTTCGGCGCGCGGGCGCACAGACCGCGATGCCGGCAGGGCTCGCGGTCGCTGCGATCACCACGGCAGGCTATGCCGGCGTCCTTGTCGGACCTGCCGGCATCGGGCTGATCGCAAATATCGTCAGCCTGCCGGTCGCCTTCGCCATGCTTGCCATGCTGCTCGGTGTCGTCACGCTATCGGCACGCGCCGTCGCCAACAGCCAAGGTGTTCAACGAACCTGA